From Daucus carota subsp. sativus chromosome 6, DH1 v3.0, whole genome shotgun sequence:
AGTCGGATCGGGACATGAGATGCTGGGTTATCACTTTGATGATGAAGAAATGATGAAACTTAAAGCAAAAAATGGTGGAAAAGCTGGAGGGTGGAGCATAGAATTAAGCAAGAAAAGAGAATTTGAAGAAGCCTTTGGAAGCATTTGGATATGATTTCTTAGGTAGTGTACAACTATTTTTGGTTAAAacctttttgtttaaaatttcaaCTTTGTAATGAGTGTAAAGAAAACCTTATTTTCTTCCTGGCTGGCTATTGGAATTGTCCAATGCCCTGTCAACAGGAATTTGGAGTGATAGGCAGGTGATGTATTTTGTGTTATACATCAGAagtaaaattttgaagaaaGATATTGATTGTAAACTTAAATTATCAAGTTGATAATTTTGACTAGCTATATATTTTGGTAATTAACAGAATAACTTTTATATTACATTTAAGAGGGGATGGCTTACTTTTCAATTTCTAATTTTGTCTTCTGGTGTTTATAAATTACACCAGCCCATGCTAAAATTTCTAACTCAATACAACTGTCAACTGCAAGATTCCTAACACCGTTGTCTCTTCAAGTTTACGAGTTTGAGTTTTAGTAGAATTTGATAGCAGCAGGGGAGGGATGAAGATCATCTTCTCAGTATTTATTGCATTTGTGGCCTTTAAGAAGCTGTACCTCCTAATTTTAGCTCAGTAATGAGGCCGAGAGTCCAGTCGACACACATTAAAGATGGGCATTGGAAGAAGTTCTGCATTTCTTCGATACTGTTAGCTGCCATTGATGGGTATTGACATCATCTTCAGGCCTTCGATATGTTCAGCCTGAATGTGTTTAGTCAACAGGTATGCTGGTTAAGAATTTCTCTATAATAACTATTGTCAATATAAACTAGTTTCTCAACTTTGCAGTACACCTCATGGAAGTATGATCCTTTGGATCCTTTCATCTAAGAATTCATATGATGTATCATCATGGCCTATGGAATAGTTAAAGGTTCCCCAAGGATGGCAAAGAGGATGGTAAGAATTCCATCTTTGAATTTCTTTTTAGATTATTTAgacccaacaaaattttcaGAGATTTTGTTAGATTTTGTCATATCATTCTCTTGCTAAATAGCTGTCATACTATAGGCACACAAGCATAAAACCATCCCCTGCTGTAATTATAAGGTTTATAGTACATGAGTTTAGAGGAAAGTAGCCCAGAAGCTATTAGAAAGCTTAACCTAAACGTAGTACATAAGCAAATAACAAGCTTAACCTAATTAGGAACTGGATTGTTACAATAAGCTTTTCCCTTATTGGTGTTGCTCTGAGGTAAAAAAAACTGATGGTGCCCAATCTTCGCATATGTTATCAATGATCTTACCTCCTGTAGGCTGTAGGTAAAGTTGATTTTGCAAACTCATATCCACAAACAAACAAGGAAAACAGACTTTTATACAACTATAGAACGTAATACAAGTATCTATGATACAGAATGAAAAATACAGGTATATATGACAAAGAATGAAGTAAACAGATAGATGGTGCTAGATATTGGTTAGGGTCAATGTAGCATTTTAAAACATCTACATGAAGATCCTTTACATCAACcttttatttgttctatgatatACAAACTATTAGACAGCTTCTCCAACTAGGAAACCAGCATACTGAGGAGGAAATCTCAGCAACTGTGACTTTACTGCCTTAAGTTCTTCAACCCACAAACTGTAGCTTGAATCTTTTGCCAAAACATCTATGGACACCTCTTTCCTTTCTACCAGTCCATTTGAGTATTTTTCGAATTCCTCAACATTCTGCCAGAGGAGAGCGCTTTTCAGGGGATCATTCTCAGCGTGCCTAAGATCATCAAGCCACTCTCTAGCTTCCTCTACCTTAGCCCAAAAGCATGTATCTTGCGTAAGACTTGCAAAGTTACTTCTCTTGATATTCTGTTCTTCATAAGGTACCTTTCTATCTTTCCACCACCTATCAAAGATTTCATATCTCCTCTCTCGTCCGTGCTTAATATAGTGCCCCTTTGTTCGGTGCAATCCTTTTCCATAATATTCTGCAATGTCTAGTGGCTCGACAAGGAGTTTATAGAACTGAGATGCATTGACCCATTTAGCTCTCTTGTGAAAATCATGGGGTAACTGGTTAGTTTCTAACATTTCGATTACTTCCTTCCAAAAGCGGGCAAGCTTTATGCGGTTCATGTTGACCCTAAAGTGTCGCTTTGAGGCACCTCTCATCTTGAATGAATCATAGTAACCCATTTGTTCATCAGATGCATCACAGGATGCTTTATACCACTCTATTTGAGCTCGTAGTGGATTAATTTTGGATAAACGAATGGCTAGATTAGCGCTGTTGAGGTTTGGAGTTCTGCCCATCCTCTTGGCCATCTTTAGGCAATCTTTTGCTACTTCATAAGCAGGTTCCTGCAACAAGAAAAGCAcacaaatatatcatatatgtgtaTTTGTCCACTAATCATATACATATTTCCTGACAAGTATGCAGGAGTAGGACGAAAGATGAGATATAATGCGGTCAAGATCTTACATGACTAGTGCTTATTCCCGAGGACTGCAAGGCCAGTGCAAGCCCAGCATCATAGTTTGGATGATCAGGTACGTCACCAACTTCCACATAGCCTCTCCTTTTCAAGAATTGGGATGAAATGTTCTCAACATAACCAGTATAGTTCATATGATCCTCATGAACAGAACTTACAGTAGCTGTCGAAAACAACACATGTAGCAACTTGGTGACAGCAATATCATTGTCCATGCAAATGGCTCCATCATCGCTACAAAACATATAGTTCCCAAATGGTGAAAAAGCAGAACCCAGATCTGCAGCCCCTTTTTCCAAATTTTCTGCTGCTGCATTAATATGAACTAATACAAACTTTAATAGTTGTGAATTCTGAGTTCCAAACAAAGATTGTTCGCTGCAGGACAAATCCTCAAGCTTCATGGAAGAATGCCAGAACTGTAGGAGGCAATGCAGGTGATTAGTCACTTGATCCAGTGGAGCAAACAGGAGTCTGGGGACAATGTCATGCTTTCCGATCACATGAATAAAGTTCCCAGCCCACCGCTCTTGAAGGATGGCCCGAGAGAGAGATTTGTTTCCGAGCATTGGTGATCCAAATGTAATGCAAAGCACAGAAAAGGAGGCAGAGATGGAGTGGAGATAAGAGAGGAGCCAAAGAGATGTGAGAGATGCAATTGCACCTCCGAAGGAGTGGCCTGTAAGTACCAGTGATTTTCTTTCCTTTAATATATCCAACATCTGCAATTAGATACAGGAATGAACTTAAAAATAATCTGgtacaaaatcataatatttttaggtaTTTTACATTTACAGCTAAATTTCCGTTTCAGGTGTGAAATTTTAGGACGTCATGAAACCATGATATTAATAATTGGTGATAAAAACGTCACTTGAAAAAAAGACTCTGGCTTATGCTTTGTTATTCATTATCATTCCCTtgtcaaattattatattttgaccAAAATATctgcaaatttaaatatttaatcagtattttatataaataaatatctttgTCTGTAacttgttagagcatctccaagggtgtTATGTATAGTTGTTagctataatataatatatggataataatctaaaattatAGCTAATAGGTTCTATGTTAACTCCAATGGTGTTATGTATAatcatattatctaaaattatgcataaTTCATTTAGAGGTCTTCCAAATATAGCTACCCCAATTTTAGTTATccatatttttttgctaagggaTAATGGTTGGAGTGTTTCACATTTTAAATATCCTCTAAACATGCCAACTAGATGACACATAGATGCCAAATGGATGATATAGCTAACAGGTCTctacccttggagatgctcttagacctTAGGATCGGTGCCTAACAACTTTGGATTTGTATTTACATGTACGACTTGACTAGTCCTTTGTttctgtattttatattttcatcacGTTTGCCTattacaatttataatataaatctaTATAGGCATGAAATGAGACAGGTTTAATAATAAAGTGATAGCACCCTCAATTGCattataattattcataacTTGGGACCGATTGTCCTACTTTTATTATATCCATATTAATTTAACATTTCTAGaattagttaaatatttattttaatgaaaaccatatagtattattttaataaaaatacatgttttcagcaaaaattgcaaaaaaaaaataaaaaattaagaactaTCCATGTCATATCAGCCAACCTCGATAAATacatatttgaattttgatgaaGTTATTTTGTTGTCAAGTGATTATACAGTTCTAAGATTACACGTAAAATGTGCTTCTAAGTTACCAAATAGCACCGTAATTAAGAGATGGTTTAGAATATTAATCTTAGTTCAGATGATCAACAACCAGCTTAGTGCAAAGTTGACTAACATACAGACATGGAGGATAGGATAATTTATAGGCGTTATTAGCgttattatttttagatttttttgagTTTGGCAAAGGACTGAAGCTGGAATCCGGGACAACATAGAATAATCAATACTCCTTCTGTCTCATCATCTTCTGTACGTtacctttcaaaaaaaaatgttataaaactATAGTTTAAAAGAATCTCAAAATGTAAACAATCAGACAGGACGGAAGGGAATATTATTCTAACACCGAATCATCAAGAACGTGTCGTGAGCCTTAATGTGACTAGGTCCGGTGCAAATGTGTTGTTTCATATATGGAATTGAGGATCAACTATAAAAACCACCTCCATGATTAAGAGATGGTCAAGAACAATTGATTTAGATGATCAACAACTAGCTTAATGCCCGTCTCAGCCTATAATCCGTCCTTGATACAAATCGCAAAGTCCGTCTCAGCCTATACTATGATCCGCCGTGCATAATTGATTAATGAGAAATGACGAAACACTAACCTGGTTTTGGAAAGTGGAGTTGTTATACATACAAACAAACTGATGCAAAAACCCCGAATGAACCATAACAACCTCATCCTCCTGTCTTTCAAACGCCGAAAACATTTCCCTGTTTTTCGATGATTTATCGATCAGCGGCACCAAATTCCCGCAAATCGTGTCCAAACCGTGCATACCGCCCCCACCGGAGAACGCAACATGTATTGCCTCTCCGACATGTTGAGTAACCAGCTCATCTCGCTTCGTGTTGGCCAGCTGGCAAAGCTTCCAGGATTGTTCAAGAAGCGGCGTCGAGGCCACGAAACTCGCCAGCATTTCACTGGTTTCGAAACTGCGGAGAAATGAACGAtgcatattaaatatatttcgaTTTTTAGTCAAGAGAGAAAAAACATGGAAATTTTGCTTGGAATTTGATCACTTACGAAGAAGCTTCATGTTCCATTGATGCCATGGGTCTCCGGTGTGAAATTCGCACTTTgttacatatattttgtaagtaGTGTTTATTGTAGATATGTAATAATAGTAACAATATTAGTAATAGTAATATGATGGCGAATTGAAAGTGTTAGTATAAGATAATCAAAGACTGACTTGCAAGTCAAAGTCAATGATGCAAAGCTTGACTTGAGTTGGGTCACTCTGTTTTAATGGTGTGGCGTTATAGACCCGCTCTAAGGATCCCTGCATTATTGCGAATCATTGTTCCACTACATATATATTGGAGTGGTCCGAAGATTCAAGAGCATCTCGAGCAGAATCCTAACATAttctctaaatatataataaaatattcattttataagggatTACTACATTATATTGAATgagaactccaacaacatttcCAATTTCTAtttcctattattattataattattattataatattatattcaacttgtaagtaGGAGAGAGAAAGGAGGGAAAGATGGGGGAAAAGgagagaagtgaatattttattcttcaaaatagtatgaggaatggttccacaatccttaaaaatggGGAATGAAGTGGGCATCTTAACTTTTTAAGGGATGGCCAGGACTCTGAGTTGTGTTTTATGTCATATTCTTTATATTAATAGTTTAAAACACTATATAGGGaaactgctggagatgctctaacaattTCGATTTTACCCAAATCGTACTCACCCGAGCTCTTTCGCCCGTCCACTTCGTTATACTTTAATAAATTTTCTCGTccacttttatatatttttataaatttttatataatataaatactaatCTTACCTCtactttcattattttttttaatttatgattaaatattaacaaatatcattaatttattaatttttttctttcacATTGTCTTATTCCATCTCCGATCAGAGTATTAAGAAATGGGTTATTAAAATTCTGGGAAGTCCACTCAACTTAGGTGGAAACACAATTCGTGacgttttttttaattcatactGTATCATTTACTTTCCTACAGTTTCACACtgaaatttagttttttttattttcggtgatcatttgtaaattaattcatCAAATATTGAATCGTGAAATTCTTACTGTGACGAAGAAGTCAGCAAACGAAGTAAGAAACTTGATAACTGATGTGATGGACAACTAATTATTTTTCATTGTTGAGTTTTGACAGAGTAAGCCCTGTCCCGCATCATTCACCGCGTTATTTTCCTTCCAAGCAACAGAGGTCACTGCTTTTCGAGCTACGTTTTGTTTGTGGCAACACGCTCTGCTACCGGAAGTAGAGAGTTCGAATCTTGTCACAGAGAAGACGGATACGTGAGTGTGTAATTACTAAAAGAATGATCCCGCCACTGTCAGACCCAACACAGGGAGCACACAACAGAGTAAAAGAAACTGCTAGACCTTATATTGCATATATGTAAATACCGATCATCTCAGTTCATGGTGAACAAGAACACAATATGAGCAACAAGAATACGATATCTTCGGGTGATATCTGAAGCACATGGAGTCTGAGATCTATTTTGCAATGCACAATCGCTACCAAAGTTATTAATATCCGACTATATATAACTTAACCATACATATACATGATCATCGGGCATAATTTAATTTAAGGCTTATTGATACAAGTGATCAGCTCGGAAATGATTCATGTAAAAGGCCAGCAACATCATAAACGAATCCGTTTCACATCACCTTCTGGGACGCTTGCATCGGTTGTAATATCCTTTGCTGCGGGAACCGTTTGTCCATGAGCCTGTATCGATTTGAATGATCTTATATATTTAGATTGCAGAAAATGATGAATAATATAAAGGAAGAGGAaatgaaacatatatattaaaagtaaGGCGTAGAAAGAGAAACATACTTTGTTCTCATCTGGAACAACAGCATATCTATCGGATGGCAAGACTGAAATTTTCCCTGCTTAAGGAAACACTTAAAGTTACCAAGATGTTTTATTGTGATTTAGTCTCTCAAATTACAAATAAACGAGGAAACAACTAATAAGTATGTGGATACCTATTGACGGATCAATGTTTGAGGACTCTATCAGTTGCCCGTTCGACCCGTCCACACTCAAAGCCTCTATGATCTTTGGGGTGTTTCTGTGATTTTCAGGAAAAAATAATACCATCATTTGCATAACTTTTCCTCATTATACCGGCTGGAAAATCATAACATGAAA
This genomic window contains:
- the LOC108224915 gene encoding lipase-like PAD4 produces the protein MASMEHEASSFETSEMLASFVASTPLLEQSWKLCQLANTKRDELVTQHVGEAIHVAFSGGGGMHGLDTICGNLVPLIDKSSKNREMFSAFERQEDEVVMVHSGFLHQFVCMYNNSTFQNQMLDILKERKSLVLTGHSFGGAIASLTSLWLLSYLHSISASFSVLCITFGSPMLGNKSLSRAILQERWAGNFIHVIGKHDIVPRLLFAPLDQVTNHLHCLLQFWHSSMKLEDLSCSEQSLFGTQNSQLLKFVLVHINAAAENLEKGAADLGSAFSPFGNYMFCSDDGAICMDNDIAVTKLLHVLFSTATVSSVHEDHMNYTGYVENISSQFLKRRGYVEVGDVPDHPNYDAGLALALQSSGISTSHEPAYEVAKDCLKMAKRMGRTPNLNSANLAIRLSKINPLRAQIEWYKASCDASDEQMGYYDSFKMRGASKRHFRVNMNRIKLARFWKEVIEMLETNQLPHDFHKRAKWVNASQFYKLLVEPLDIAEYYGKGLHRTKGHYIKHGRERRYEIFDRWWKDRKVPYEEQNIKRSNFASLTQDTCFWAKVEEAREWLDDLRHAENDPLKSALLWQNVEEFEKYSNGLVERKEVSIDVLAKDSSYSLWVEELKAVKSQLLRFPPQYAGFLVGEAV